In Phaeobacter inhibens DSM 16374, the following proteins share a genomic window:
- a CDS encoding short chain dehydrogenase: MKILIVGATGLIGGAVANALSANHEIISAGYSDGDVKVDLGSKASIEAMFQAIGTVDAVISTAGLAGFAPFNELDDAAYDLALGNKLMGQVNLVRVGRNHITEGGSFTLTAGILSRDPMPGSVVISIANGALESFAKAAALELDRGLRVNTVSPVFVKETMEMMGMDSSSGLSAADTAKAYVAAIEGAMSGKTLDAPDYV; the protein is encoded by the coding sequence ATGAAAATCCTTATCGTAGGCGCAACCGGTCTCATCGGCGGCGCAGTCGCAAATGCCCTCTCGGCCAACCACGAAATCATCAGCGCCGGATACAGCGACGGTGATGTGAAGGTCGATCTCGGTTCCAAAGCCTCCATCGAAGCGATGTTCCAGGCCATCGGCACCGTTGACGCCGTGATCAGCACCGCCGGGCTTGCCGGATTTGCGCCCTTCAACGAGCTGGACGATGCGGCTTACGACCTTGCGCTTGGCAACAAGCTGATGGGCCAGGTCAACCTTGTCCGTGTCGGCCGGAACCACATCACTGAAGGCGGTTCCTTCACGCTCACTGCTGGTATTCTGTCCCGCGATCCGATGCCGGGTTCTGTGGTGATCAGCATCGCCAACGGCGCGCTGGAATCCTTTGCCAAGGCTGCCGCACTGGAATTGGACCGCGGCTTGCGCGTCAACACTGTCAGCCCGGTCTTTGTCAAAGAGACCATGGAAATGATGGGTATGGACTCAAGCTCTGGCCTGTCAGCTGCGGATACTGCCAAAGCCTATGTCGCTGCTATCGAAGGCGCTATGAGCGGTAAAACGTTGGATGCACCTGACTACGTGTAG